In the Verrucomicrobiota bacterium genome, ACTGCCCACTACTTTGGGTTGCTCCTTCGCGCGATGCAGACAGCGGAGGAAAAAGAACACCGCACCGTAACCCAGCGTTTGCAACCGGCGACCTTCCTTTACCCGGGACGCCAGCGGACGCGCCGTGGCGGAGCCGGTTCGGCGATGCTCAAGCACGTGAAATTCGGGAAAGGTGCGAACTTTCCAACCCTTCATTCGCGCCGTGACCTCGGCGGCAGTATCTATCCCGCCATAAGGCAGCACCATGTAACCGCCAACCTGTTCGAAGCACGCGCGCCGGAACAACTGCACAGCGCCGGCCACGCTGTCCAAGGCCACTTCCTGTGAGACGTATCCATCTCCCAACCGGGTATGAATCATTCCGCCGGCGATCCCCAGTTTTGGATCCCTTGCAAACTCGCGAAGAATGTTTTCAAAATAATCCGGCGCAAAAGATACATCCGCGTCCAGATTGCCGACGTAATCGAAATACAAGTCGCAAACCTGCTCCAGGCCCTGATTGAATGCACGCACCTTGTTGCCAAAATGCCGCCCCACCGACCGCTCAATGTTCACCAGCTCGATAAAGCGGTGCCGTTGCGTGTAACCCTCAACAATCTCTCTTGTTCGATCCGTTGATGCGTCATTCACTATCACCCATTTGAGTGGACGAATGGTCTGGGCGATCACCGACGTTATCGTCTTCTCGATGAACGTTTCCTCGTTGTGCGCCGGAGTAATGACAACGTAACTAGTCACTCTCTATTCAATTATGCCCGTGAGCATGTCGGCCCTTTGAACGTCAACACGGGGCAAAGTTGAATTCATCCGGGGGGCGCCCCATTGACGCTGCACCAGAAGTGCATTGATGATCCGCTCTGCCGCGCGACCGTCCCACAAGGGGGGGATGGTGCCGAACTTGGTTTCGCGCGCGAGAACTTCATCAAGATCCGCAGACAGACGTTCCCGGTCCGTGAGTCTGTTGCTACCCAGGGTGACGGTCACAGGCCGTTCGGTGTTCGGACGCAGCGTCAGACACGGCGTTCGAAAGTATGTGCTTTCTTCCTGTAAACCGCCGGAGTCGGTCAACACCAAGCGCGCGTTCTCGGTCAGGTTCAGTGAATCTAGGTACCCGATTGGATCCAAAACCTTAAGGCCATTCTGGTTATCGAGTGAAATCCCAAACTGACCACACATCTTCCGGGTGCGCGGATGCATGGGGAACACAACCGGTATTTGCCGGGCAAGCTGGTCGAGTTCCGCCATGATTGTAGTCAGACTCAGTTGATTATCTACGTTCGATGGGCGATGCAATGTGACGTAGGCAAAACCGCTGCGCTTCAGCCGGAGTGTGTTCAGCAGATGACTCGCGCGCGCCTTCTCAAGATTGGCCACCAAGGTGTCTATCATGACATTACCAACGAGCCTTATTTTTGCATCAGGAACACCTTCCCGTTTAAGATTTTCGTTGGCATCGGGCGAAGGTGTCAGCAGCAGGTCGGCCAGCGAATCGGTCACGATGCGGTTCACTTCTTCGGGCATCGTTCGGTCGAAACTTCGCAACCCCGCCTCTACATGCGCAACTTTTATCCCCATCTTGGCGCAAACGAGGGTGCAGGCCATGGTGGAATTCACGTCCCCCACCACAACCACCCAATCGGGCTTTTCCTGTTCACAAACGGTTTCAAATCCAGTCATGACCTTGGCCGTCTGCACCGCGTGTGAGCCAGACCCGACGCCCAGATTGAGGTCTGGGGCCGGGATGCCCAGTTCATCAAAGAACACCTTGGACATCTTCTCGTCGTAATGCTGGCCAGTATGAACCAGGCGGTATTCAAGCGACACACCATTTTGCTTTCCGTCGGTACCACGGCTGCGAATGCATTTGATCACGGGCGCCACTTTCATGAAGTTGGGCCGCGCGCCGGCAATGATGAGGAGTTTGAGTTTTCGGGTCATGCATCCAATAGTTGATAGTTGAGAGTTGATAGTTGAGAGTTAGAACTCTCAACTATCAACTGTCCTCAGCAGCAGTCCAGCTTGATGATGTCCTCAACTTGTTCCACAATCTCACGAAGAGCTTCCCGCGGCCTGGAGTCTGGCAAACCGTTTCTTGTGCGTGGTTTGAGTAGAATCTTATTCTGCACGTCCGCGATGCTCTCAATCAAAGTCATCTTCCCCTGGCTCTGCAGGTGACGATCTACCGCGCCGCTTTTGCCCCGGAAAATGCTGTAGACTGGGACGCCCAACGCCGCCGCTTCGCGGTTCATCGTCCCGCCTCCACTCACGACCAGATCCGAATGCCAAAGCAGGTTCAGTCCATCTACCGCCTCCTTGGGGATGATCACCTTGGAATCGCCGAACCACTGCGGCCAACCCGCCTTTAACTGAGTTTCCTGGGTCTTGTTGCGTGGCAAAAGCACGGCCTTCACTCCCGGAGAGTTACAAACGCGATTCATGAATTGCACGAAGAATAGTTCGCTTTCCGGGTTGTGATAATGGGCCTCTGTAGCTGGCGGGCGAACGGTCACGACAATTTTGCCGTTACCCAATTGGAGTTGCTGGCAAAGCGTTGGGTCCGGTTTGAACTCGGGCGCATAGACATCTTCCTTTATGCCTTTGTACTTTCGAATTCGTTCCCTTGCCTGGCAGTGCAAGTTCTCCTTGAACAGCACGTCGGGGACAATTTCCCACCGTGGACGCAGGAGTAGCGGTGTCTGGGCATGTTCATAATCCATTATCATAATGGTTGGGATACGGAGGAGATTGCACAGGAGGATCTGGGATCGCGAACCATGCGATAATCCCAGCGCGGGGCGCTCCCGCATCACGAATGGAAGCAGTTGCAAGCTGCGCCACACGAGACCCCATACTTTCAGGAAACTATTCTTGCCGTAATGGCGACCGACTTTGGTGTAGGCAAGGTCAAATCGTGTCGCCAGCTCACAGGTCTGAAAAGCGTCGCGCGCCGTCAACACCACGATGTAGCCACGTTTCTCAAGTTCCCTGATGATCGGCTTGAAAAATGGGATGTGCGGGGTGTTGTCGAGATCAATCCAGATTTTCTTGCCGGAGCCGACACCGGCAGCGGCGGACCGAAGTTCACACGAGGTGAAGTCGCTCCGGGTTTGCCCGAATTTGCTTGATGTGATGAGAAGTGGATTAGCCACAGCTTGGTTGTTCTCGTGTGCAATAAGCGCCTTCAAAATCTGAAGCGCCTTGAAAGTCCTCTTGTTTTGCCAGACCAAACCACCGGCCCATTAACCTACGAACGCAGGCGGCAAGCCTCAAGTGCGGTTGCCAAAATAACTTTCCGGATAGAAACGCACAGACCCCTCACCCGGTCCGGTCTTCGACCACCCTCTCCCCATCGGATGGGGAGAGGGAAGGGTGAGGGGCAATTCGGAAATCAATTCTGGCAGTATAATTTCGAAATCCGTCAGCGCCGGACCAGGTTGGCGGACCCGTAGCTGTTACCTCGTCGCTGCCCGCGACCTGTCAGGCACAGATGCGTTTTCCACGGCCAAAACCTTCCCTGCACTTGACCTGTGATTCTCTGTTCAACCTTGCGTCGCTCGTCAGTATTGGACGTGAATTCGAAACCGGCATTGTCAGGTGTCGTCCAGAAATTCCTGATGCAATCGAGCGGGAATATAACTGCGGGTCTTGTTGAGCACCGCGCACACATTTGCTTTCGATTCTGCCAGTAATGCGCTCGCGTGTTTGACGACTTCCTGGCGGGTCTTCTCCGATTCGATGATGAGCACCGTCATATCCATGAAACCGGCAAGACGCGCCGTCGCACTGGTCTGGCTGACCTGGGGCATGTCAAAGATGATGTAATCGTAGTCGCTGGCCCTGAGTTTGGGCATCAAACTCGCAAAGCGCCGGGGCAGGGCGGCCGGGAGTTTGTCGTTGTCCGTCCGTTCAGTGGCGAAGTAAAGGTTAGCCTGAACCATTGCGCTTTCCATCGTCTCACTTCGCAAGGCCTCCTCCAACCCACAGTCAGGTGTGCCCTTGAAGAACTGCTGCGCCGCCGCCTGCTCGAGATTCATATCGACCAACAGAACTTTTCCGCCTCCCGTTTCCGATAGGGATGCGGCCAGACCGCCCGCAACGCTGGAAACGCCAGCGCCTTTGCCACAGCTTGTCACCGCGACGAGCTTCGGTTTGTGGTTAAGATTCCGAACCTCAAAGTAAACCAGCAGCCGGTCTCGCAACCCTTCAAAAAAACAGCGCAGGGGGTGGCGCTGATCCCAAGCAGCGACTTGCGTCGTGCCAGCTTTTCCGGACGGCATCATTTTGCCGGCAAGCTCAAGCGCGGCGCCTCTTACATCGCTCAAACGCAGGCGTGCCTTCCCCGTAGCTCGTGGAAGCAGGCGGTTTCCATTTCGGCGCAGGTCGGGAATGGAAATAAACAAGGGCAGTTGCAACTTTGTCTCGACTTCGCCCGGTCGCTTCACGGAACGATCCAGAAACAGCTCGATCAGAAAGGCCAGAGCAACCCCGCAAACTGCGGGGATTACCGCCAGCATCGTCACCTTTTTTTTGAAGGGTTTTGACCACCCCATAACCGGAGGCGAGGGCGATTGAAGAATGCCGATGTTCGGGGCTTTTCCAGATCCCAAGGCGTCCTCAATCCGGGACTGATCCAGATTGGCCGAAAAGTATTTGAGGTCGGCTTCCTGAAGCTCTTTCTTCCGTTGTAGTTCCTGGATGGGTCCTTCCAGCTCTTCGAGCTTGGTCGCTTCCGCCTGAATCTTGGCCAATTGCGAATTCAGAACCTCGATTTTCAATTTGAGCGCCTTTACCTGAACCAAGTCAGAGGACGGATCAACCGAAATCCCTCCCGATGGCCCCCCAAACCTCGGGGAGGAATTGGCCAAACTTGCAAGCCGCGGGTGCATTTCCTCAAGCTCCTGCTTGCGCCTCTCTGTTCCCGCGATCTGCTCCCGCACCTCACGGACTAAACTGGTGTTCTCCGTGAATTGAACCAAAAGCTCCTGCTCTTTTTGTGTTAACCGATCGAGACGCGCGCAGATTGTTTTATATTCCTTAACCTGTTCCGAGGGAATTTGCGGCTCCGTATTGGTCGCTTCTAAACTGGCAGGCACGAGCCCGGTCGTTTCCTCCAACCTGGCCTGACGCTCTGCCAATTCGGCTTGAGCGCTAAAGAGATCTCCGCGGACCCTCGAAATTTGCTCCGTCCAGGCCCTCTTCGCATCCTCCAGGGAGGTGACTCCGGCCTTGCTCTTGGCTGCCCTAAGCTCCTTTTCCGTTTGGGCCAGATCGGTACGCAGCCGTTCGGTCTCCTGGCTCACGAAGTCACCAAATATCCCAGCCGTTTGATGCATTTCCTTATGCTTCTTAACATAGGCGACGATGACTTTGCGAAGTACCTCTCGAGTGACTTCAGGATCCGGATGCTCATAGAAAACCGAAATCACACTGCCGTCGGGAGACGGTACGACCTCCATCATACCCAGCACCCGGCCAGCGGCCTGGTCGCGGTTCGTGTTCCCCCCCCCTTCACCCAGGATCTTGTCCGCCCCAACCGTCTCAACCACTTGTTGCGCCACATCCAGGCTCTTCAAAATCTGGGCTTCAGTCTTGAGAATGCTCGCTCCCTCCCCTTCGGGTGATCTCGTGGGCGCGTCACTTCCCGGCGGCGTCAGCGCCTTGGCTTGCGCGACGTAGCGGATGTACAACTTGGCCTCGGAACGGTAACGTGGCGGCTTGATCGCGAATACGGCAACCGCCCCCAACACGCCGATTGCAGAAAACAGAATGATAGTCCACTTCTGCCGAAACAACACAAAGTAGATATCGTCCAAAGCCATCCCATGGGGCTTATCATCTTGTTCTCTATCATCTTTCATGTTGCTTCGTCTGCTTTCATCAAGCAAAGGAGAATTACGAAGAATCCTCCTATGTCTCAACGTTGGGCTTTGTCGTAATTACTTGCGCCAGCCAAGGCTGAGCATCTCATGTCCATTACCGATAGCAAGGCTCATCAGACTTCCATTGGGGCTGGCAGGAAGGGTTCCAGAACCAAGGCCAAACGGGCGTAGCTGCCAATCGGATTCCGACAAACTCCTACACGCTTTGCGCGGGTGCGAAATTTCGACGTGCTGGAACTCTGAGTGGAATCGATTTCAGCACTCGGGCCGGATTGCCGGCCACCACGGCGCCTGCCGGCACATCTTTGGTGACCACACTGCCAGCGCCGACCAGGGCATTCTCGCCGATGGTGATGCCACACAGCAACGTGGCGCCGGACCCGATTGAGGCGCATCGCTTGACCAAGGTCGGGATGCACTTCCAATTCGACTCGGTTTGCAGTTTGCCCGTCACATCGGTGGCGCGGGGGTAAAGGTCGTTGACAAACGTAACGTTGTGCCCAACAAAAACCTCGTCTTCCAAAGTCACACCCTCACAAATGAACGTATGGCTGGAGATTTTGCAGCGGTCACCAACTTTGACCCCTTTTTGAATTTCCACGAACGTCCCGATCTTCACGTCGTTTCCGATTTCACAGCCGTACAGGTTGGTGAAGTCGTAGATGCGAACGTTCTTGCCAAGCTTCACATTGGAAGCGATTCGCTGCAGGGGTTGTGGTGGTAAATTCATGAGTCAATACAACTCATCCTATGTTCATACACTCACCGGCAGTCTTTGATCAGTTTGAAGCGACCGTGTTGCCCTCCTTGCCGGTTCAGGCACCGATGGCTGTGGCACGGTTCCGACCGTCACCTTCACGGAGATGTCTCCGTTTGGATGGACATCGCCGTTGGGTCGGTGTGACAGATCAATTGGAGCGCCGCCTCGTTTCAGAGATTCCGAGGATGCCTCAAGAATCTGAACCAGTTCCAGCCCCCGCTTGCCGCTCGTCAGCGGGATGGTGCCTTGCTTGATGCAATCGAGAAAGTGCTGACATTCGACCTTCAGCGGTTCCTCCTGTTTGATATAGGGAATATGCACGTCACCATAATGGTAGGCGTAATGGAATTCACCAAACGTATCGTAGTGCGGCGGCCTTTCGACTCGGGCGTCGAAAATCCGGATCTTTTCCATCGGCGCAATGTCGTCATACACGATCATTCGCTTGCTGCCAACAATCGTCATCTCCCTCACCTTGCGCGGGTCGAGCCAACTGCTGTGAATGATGGCCGTTCGTTGCTTGGGAAAGCTGAGGCACATGGTGGTCACGTCTTCCACGCCCGGCGTGATGTGAGCACTGCCGCGGCAGTTTATCGTGACGGGTTGTTCCCCCATGATGTATTGAATGATCGAGATATCATGCGGGGCCAAGTCCCACGCTACATTGATGTCCTTCTGGAAAAGGCCCAGGTTAAGTCGTCGGGCTGAAATGTACCGGATTTCACCAATGTCACCGGCATCGACGGTTTCCTTGATCTTTCTCACGGCGGGTGAATAAAGGAAGGTATGGCCGACCATCAACACCAAACCCTGCTTTCGCGCAATTTCAATCAATTCTTCACATTCATGAGAGGAGGTGGTGATCGGTTTTTCGATGAACGTGTGTTTCCCCGCCAGCAGGCTCGCTTTCGCCATCGGGTAATGCGTCCTGACCGCGGTGGCTATGACCACGGCATCCAAGCCACTGCCGTTCAACATGTGGCTGTAATCTGTCGCACCCTCGACTTCTGGGTACAACGACTTAAGATGTGTGAGGCGCGCCTGGCTGATGTCGCACATCATTTTCAGATTGCAATCGGGTAAAGATCGGAAGTTGCGTACCAGATTTGGCCCCCAGTATCCGCAACCTACTACACCGATATTTATTGGGTTTTTCATATTACGACTCCTTGTTACGACTCCGTTTTCTATGTTTCCTTCTGTGTTCAAACGTCTCTCCTGTTCATCCCGGTAACTGCATGGAAAGATTATTGTGGCATGGACTGCTGATTGACATCCCTGGTTGGAAGTATGATTCCCGACCGGCCACGACCAGCGAATGAACTTCCTTTGTGCCGCGTCTCCTGTAGTTGCATTATCAGGGCCGGGATGGTTCTGAGAATGATTTTGAAGTCCAGCCACAGATTCTTGTTTCTCACGTAGTTGATGTCCAACTGGATCATTTCCACGAAAGTGGTTCGGTTCTTGCCACTGACCTGCCACAGTCCGGTCAGCCCGGGCAATGTATTGAATCGTTCTCGCTGCCACGGAAGATATTTGTCATACTCGTAGGGCAGACAGGGACGTGGACCTACCAGGCTCATGTCCCCTAGCAGCACATTGATTATTTGAGGCAGTTCATCCAGCCCGGAGGAACGAAGCAGCAAACCCAAGGGGATGAGCCGCGGGTCGCCTTGCGTATCCATTTTGACCATGGGCACATCCGAACTCATCAGGTGATTTAGATGGCCTTGGTGTACTGTCGTGTCAGCACCAACAACCATGGTGCGAAACTTGAAGCACGTAAATCGTCTGCCCAGGTAACCGACGCGCTCCTGCCTG is a window encoding:
- a CDS encoding DUF354 domain-containing protein; the protein is MTSSKFGQTRSDFTSCELRSAAAGVGSGKKIWIDLDNTPHIPFFKPIIRELEKRGYIVVLTARDAFQTCELATRFDLAYTKVGRHYGKNSFLKVWGLVWRSLQLLPFVMRERPALGLSHGSRSQILLCNLLRIPTIMIMDYEHAQTPLLLRPRWEIVPDVLFKENLHCQARERIRKYKGIKEDVYAPEFKPDPTLCQQLQLGNGKIVVTVRPPATEAHYHNPESELFFVQFMNRVCNSPGVKAVLLPRNKTQETQLKAGWPQWFGDSKVIIPKEAVDGLNLLWHSDLVVSGGGTMNREAAALGVPVYSIFRGKSGAVDRHLQSQGKMTLIESIADVQNKILLKPRTRNGLPDSRPREALREIVEQVEDIIKLDCC
- a CDS encoding N-acetyltransferase — encoded protein: MNLPPQPLQRIASNVKLGKNVRIYDFTNLYGCEIGNDVKIGTFVEIQKGVKVGDRCKISSHTFICEGVTLEDEVFVGHNVTFVNDLYPRATDVTGKLQTESNWKCIPTLVKRCASIGSGATLLCGITIGENALVGAGSVVTKDVPAGAVVAGNPARVLKSIPLRVPARRNFAPAQSV
- a CDS encoding sugar transferase produces the protein MKIPRWKRVLDMAAILVALPLLFPLMLFIALLIRAVSAGPVLFRQERVGYLGRRFTCFKFRTMVVGADTTVHQGHLNHLMSSDVPMVKMDTQGDPRLIPLGLLLRSSGLDELPQIINVLLGDMSLVGPRPCLPYEYDKYLPWQRERFNTLPGLTGLWQVSGKNRTTFVEMIQLDINYVRNKNLWLDFKIILRTIPALIMQLQETRHKGSSFAGRGRSGIILPTRDVNQQSMPQ
- a CDS encoding glycosyltransferase family 2 protein, with product MTSYVVITPAHNEETFIEKTITSVIAQTIRPLKWVIVNDASTDRTREIVEGYTQRHRFIELVNIERSVGRHFGNKVRAFNQGLEQVCDLYFDYVGNLDADVSFAPDYFENILREFARDPKLGIAGGMIHTRLGDGYVSQEVALDSVAGAVQLFRRACFEQVGGYMVLPYGGIDTAAEVTARMKGWKVRTFPEFHVLEHRRTGSATARPLASRVKEGRRLQTLGYGAVFFFLRCLHRAKEQPKVVGSCAAFWGFLASKFGGEPIALPPEAVRYLRAEHRAKLKRLFHLPSASS
- the wecB gene encoding UDP-N-acetylglucosamine 2-epimerase (non-hydrolyzing) → MTRKLKLLIIAGARPNFMKVAPVIKCIRSRGTDGKQNGVSLEYRLVHTGQHYDEKMSKVFFDELGIPAPDLNLGVGSGSHAVQTAKVMTGFETVCEQEKPDWVVVVGDVNSTMACTLVCAKMGIKVAHVEAGLRSFDRTMPEEVNRIVTDSLADLLLTPSPDANENLKREGVPDAKIRLVGNVMIDTLVANLEKARASHLLNTLRLKRSGFAYVTLHRPSNVDNQLSLTTIMAELDQLARQIPVVFPMHPRTRKMCGQFGISLDNQNGLKVLDPIGYLDSLNLTENARLVLTDSGGLQEESTYFRTPCLTLRPNTERPVTVTLGSNRLTDRERLSADLDEVLARETKFGTIPPLWDGRAAERIINALLVQRQWGAPRMNSTLPRVDVQRADMLTGIIE
- a CDS encoding Gfo/Idh/MocA family oxidoreductase, with product MKNPINIGVVGCGYWGPNLVRNFRSLPDCNLKMMCDISQARLTHLKSLYPEVEGATDYSHMLNGSGLDAVVIATAVRTHYPMAKASLLAGKHTFIEKPITTSSHECEELIEIARKQGLVLMVGHTFLYSPAVRKIKETVDAGDIGEIRYISARRLNLGLFQKDINVAWDLAPHDISIIQYIMGEQPVTINCRGSAHITPGVEDVTTMCLSFPKQRTAIIHSSWLDPRKVREMTIVGSKRMIVYDDIAPMEKIRIFDARVERPPHYDTFGEFHYAYHYGDVHIPYIKQEEPLKVECQHFLDCIKQGTIPLTSGKRGLELVQILEASSESLKRGGAPIDLSHRPNGDVHPNGDISVKVTVGTVPQPSVPEPARRATRSLQTDQRLPVSV